One part of the Algibacter sp. L1A34 genome encodes these proteins:
- a CDS encoding peptidase M6, with amino-acid sequence MNFSNKKVLRTYASPHSKNAWANIETLGWRKIGQLSTDGVTNIFIILNVARGNNKTVTGSTDASNLISTLYL; translated from the coding sequence ATGAATTTTTCAAATAAAAAAGTATTGAGAACTTATGCATCACCACATAGTAAAAATGCATGGGCAAATATTGAAACTTTAGGATGGCGTAAAATAGGTCAATTATCTACCGATGGTGTTACTAATATTTTTATAATTTTAAACGTAGCCAGAGGAAATAATAAAACGGTTACTGGTAGTACAGATGCATCAAACCTCATAAGTACATTATACCTGTAA
- a CDS encoding M6 family metalloprotease domain-containing protein — protein MNKHQECLCICPPSPELEDKIRSTKKKILKETGFEDIDDIDILDMSTFTLITTRSKRTRAHDHSESLNQAPVTGTKRAIVLLVDFSDKKAVENQAHFNNMLFSQNTYATGSMRDFYKEASYGNLNVIGEVKGQNGATSGWFRAPRTKAYYTNNDFGFGSYPKNAQKCVEDVIDLANPHVNFSNYDNSGDGFVEALIVICAGTGGESSGNKSDFWSHKWGITPKNVDGVKINRYFMAPEDGRVGVMAHELGHLLCGLPDLYDTDYSSRGTGRWDLMAGGSWNNGGHTPAHPTAWCKVKCGWVAPTVVFNDTKNITLKPYHNNKDIIKLPIGSANSQEYFLLSNRQKNGFDAHLPGEGMIIEHIDDTKGNNTDENNYLVDIEQADGSRHLNTNANSGDASDVFPLATNKAFTNTSSPNSKTYANTDSKVKVIDITRSGNNITANVTAGSGGTTWVTKKITRTYASPHSKNAWAYIESIGWRKVNILTADGVTNVFLLLNIARAKNTTVTASIDSSHIHIAYLN, from the coding sequence ATGAATAAACATCAAGAATGCTTATGTATTTGTCCGCCATCACCAGAATTGGAGGATAAAATAAGAAGCACAAAAAAGAAAATCCTTAAGGAAACTGGATTCGAAGATATTGATGATATCGATATTTTAGACATGAGTACGTTTACCTTAATAACGACCCGCTCTAAACGTACAAGAGCACACGACCACTCTGAGTCTTTAAACCAAGCACCAGTAACAGGTACTAAACGTGCTATTGTATTACTTGTCGATTTTTCAGATAAAAAAGCTGTGGAAAATCAAGCACATTTTAATAATATGCTTTTTTCTCAAAACACCTATGCTACTGGAAGTATGCGTGATTTTTATAAAGAAGCTTCATACGGAAATTTAAATGTTATAGGTGAAGTAAAAGGCCAAAACGGAGCAACATCTGGATGGTTTAGAGCACCAAGAACAAAAGCCTATTACACTAATAATGACTTTGGTTTTGGATCGTATCCCAAAAACGCACAAAAATGTGTTGAGGATGTTATTGATTTAGCAAATCCACACGTTAATTTTAGTAATTATGACAACAGCGGAGATGGGTTTGTTGAAGCTTTAATTGTGATTTGTGCTGGTACAGGTGGAGAATCGTCTGGTAACAAGTCAGATTTTTGGTCACATAAATGGGGTATTACTCCAAAAAATGTAGATGGCGTAAAAATTAACCGATATTTCATGGCGCCAGAAGATGGTAGAGTAGGTGTAATGGCTCACGAGCTTGGACATTTACTATGTGGTTTACCAGATTTATACGATACCGATTACTCATCTAGAGGTACAGGTCGTTGGGATTTAATGGCTGGAGGAAGTTGGAATAACGGCGGTCATACCCCTGCACATCCAACGGCTTGGTGTAAAGTTAAATGTGGTTGGGTAGCACCTACAGTAGTTTTTAATGATACAAAAAATATTACGCTTAAACCATATCATAACAATAAGGATATTATTAAACTACCTATTGGCAGTGCTAATAGTCAGGAATACTTTTTGTTATCTAATCGTCAAAAAAATGGTTTTGATGCACATCTTCCTGGTGAAGGTATGATTATAGAGCACATCGATGATACCAAAGGAAACAATACCGATGAGAACAATTATCTAGTAGATATTGAACAAGCTGATGGTAGCCGACATTTAAACACAAATGCCAATAGTGGTGATGCGTCTGATGTGTTTCCTTTAGCAACAAACAAAGCGTTTACAAACACATCGAGCCCAAATAGTAAAACTTATGCTAATACAGATTCTAAAGTAAAAGTTATAGATATTACACGATCTGGAAACAACATTACAGCTAATGTTACTGCAGGATCTGGAGGTACAACATGGGTAACTAAAAAGATAACGCGAACTTATGCATCACCACATAGTAAAAATGCATGGGCTTATATAGAATCTATTGGGTGGCGAAAAGTAAATATTCTTACAGCCGATGGTGTAACCAACGTTTTTCTTCTGTTAAATATAGCAAGAGCAAAAAACACAACGGTAACAGCTAGTATTGATAGCTCTCATATCCATATTGCATACTTAAACTAA